The following are encoded together in the Streptomyces tsukubensis genome:
- a CDS encoding tRNA-dependent cyclodipeptide synthase, which translates to MFTLSPLPGGETFFPDRCGHALIGLSPWNGRYSRRYIEALVTWAHSRFPRIDVFTPGYEAAHTLVAAGFPVGEAVHRARRANTQLRNPALRALRNAGVTEPQTHVHTWTQLHARPAYTGARHRVQRAYASDPVVRRACRDTAREAVRGAGQREPDESAIDLAVSYALAELPLVTEGPDIFGVPSSAFLYHRDMALIRPLISGESKSLVPHAGQRYAIATWEAETA; encoded by the coding sequence ATGTTCACTCTCTCTCCGCTGCCGGGGGGTGAAACGTTCTTTCCTGACCGGTGCGGGCATGCCCTGATCGGGCTGAGCCCCTGGAACGGCCGGTACAGCCGCCGTTACATCGAGGCGCTGGTGACGTGGGCACACTCGCGTTTTCCGAGAATCGACGTCTTCACCCCGGGGTACGAGGCGGCGCACACCCTGGTCGCCGCCGGCTTTCCCGTCGGCGAGGCGGTGCATCGCGCACGGCGGGCGAACACTCAACTGCGCAACCCGGCACTGCGTGCGCTGCGGAACGCAGGAGTCACCGAACCGCAGACCCACGTACACACCTGGACGCAGTTGCACGCCCGGCCTGCGTACACCGGAGCACGCCACAGGGTCCAACGCGCCTATGCCTCCGACCCTGTGGTCAGACGGGCCTGCCGGGACACCGCGCGCGAGGCGGTGCGCGGGGCGGGGCAGCGTGAGCCGGACGAGTCCGCGATCGACCTGGCCGTGAGCTACGCCCTGGCCGAACTTCCGCTCGTGACCGAAGGGCCAGACATCTTCGGAGTCCCCTCGTCGGCATTCCTCTACCACCGCGACATGGCATTGATCCGTCCCCTGATCAGCGGCGAGAGCAAGTCTCTCGTTCCGCACGCCGGGCAGAGGTACGCGATCGCCACCTGGGAGGCCGAGACAGCGTGA